The Manihot esculenta cultivar AM560-2 chromosome 11, M.esculenta_v8, whole genome shotgun sequence genome includes a region encoding these proteins:
- the LOC110626385 gene encoding signal peptide peptidase-like 3 isoform X3, whose translation MGCDKDSGASNIKIPVVMISKSAGEYLKESMVGGQKVEIKLYAPTRPVVDFSVVFLWLMSVGTVISATLWSEFTATEESDKHYNELSSKGNSSAVKEEEQEHIDITAKSAVGFVFTASTFLVLLYFFMSSWFVWLLIILFCLGGVQGMHNCIVTLIARRCRDCVEKKVNLPLLGETSIVSLVVCCCCLAFAIVWIVNRRTSYSWIGQDILGICLMITVLQVARLPNIKVAAVLLCCAFVYDIFWVFLSPIIFHQSVMIAVARGDNSGGESIPMLLRVPRFSDPWGGYNMIGFGDILFPGLLVSFTRRYDKANKKSGTNGYFPWLVIGYGFGLFLTYLGLYLMDGHGQPALLYLVPCTLGVCVIFGLVRGEIKELWSFDPESSSSSSSSSSATRNAPGDA comes from the exons TGGAAATCAAACTATATGCACCTACTCGTCCTGTTGTGGATTTTTCAGTGGTATTTTTATGGTTGATGTCGGTTGGAACAGTGATCAGTGCTACGCTTTGGTCAGAGTTTACTGCTACTGAAGAGAGTGATAAGCACTATAATGAATTATCATCAAAG GGAAATTCTTCTGCAGTCAAAGAAGAAGAGCAAGAGCACATTGATATTACTGCAAAGAGTGCTGTAGGTTTTGTCTTCACAGCATCAACTTTTCTTGTGCTACTCTACTTTTTTATGTCAAGTTGGTTTGTCTGGCTGCTGATTATACTCTTCTGCCTTGGTGGTGTTCAG GGTATGCATAATTGTATAGTAACTTTGATTGCAAG AAGGTGCAGAGATTGTGTGGAAAAGAAAGTAAATTTACCTCTTCTAGGGGAAACTTCTATTGTTTCGCTTGTTGTATGTTGTTGTTGTCTGGCATTTGCTATTGTCTGGATTGTGAATCGGCGgacatcatattcgtggattggGCAAGATATTCTT GGTATCTGCTTGATGATAACTGTCTTACAGGTGGCTCGATTGCCTAATATTAAG GTTGCTGCTGTACTTTTATGTTGCGCCTTTGTTTATGACATCTTTTGGGTCTTCCTATCCCCAATAATTTTCCACCAGAGTGTTATGATTGCT GTGGCTCGAGGTGACAACAGTGGTGGGGAATCCATTCCAATGCTTTTGAGAGTTCCTCGATTCAGCGATCCTTGGGGGGGTTATAACATGATTGGATTTGGAGACATTCTTTTTCCTGGTTTGCTTGTATCATTTACTCGGAG ATATGACAAAGCAAATAAGAAGAGCGGGACCAATGGATATTTTCCTTGGTTGGTAATTGGCTATGGATTTG GTCTTTTCCTAACATACTTAGGTTTATATCTAATGGATGGGCATGGTCAACCTGCACTCCTCTATCTTGTTCCCTGTACCCTAG GTGTATGTGTGATATTCGGTCTGGTGAGAGGAGAGATAAAAGAACTCTGGAGTTTTGATCCAGAATCTTCTTCATCATCGTCGTCATCATCATCAGCTACAAGAAATGCTCCTGGGGATGCTTGA
- the LOC122725184 gene encoding calcium-dependent protein kinase 34-like, whose translation MNNFKKVALRVIAGCLSEEEIMGLKEMFRGMDTDNSGTITLEELKQGLAKQGTKLSEYEVKQLMEAADADGNGIIDYDEFITATMHMNRMDKS comes from the exons ATGAATAATTTCAAGAAAGTTGCTCTAAGG GTCATTGCTGGCTGTCTATCTGAGGAAGAAATTATGGGATTGAAGGAGATGTTCAGGGGAATGGACACTGACAACAGTGGCACTATAACACTTGAAGAGCTGAAGCAAGGACTTGCCAAGCAAGGGACAAAGCTATCTGAATATGAAGTGAAACAACTCATGGAAGCT GCTGATGCAGACGGTAATGGAATAATAGACTATGATGAGTTCATCACAGCAACAATGCATATGAACAGAATGGATAAGTCATAa
- the LOC110626116 gene encoding putative lipid-transfer protein DIR1 encodes MERFQKLFLVIVMIFAAISSKSVLQLSTAQTICNMPVAGLMACKPSVTPPNPTAPTSDCCSALSHADMNCLCSYKNSKLLPSLGIDPKLAVKLPAKCNLPHPANC; translated from the coding sequence ATGGAGAGATTCCAAAAACTTTTCCTTGTAATTGTTATGATCTTTGCAGCCATCAGCAGCAAAAGTGTGCTTCAGCTTTCTACTGCACAAACCATCTGCAACATGCCGGTGGCCGGACTAATGGCTTGCAAGCCTTCTGTGACTCCTCCAAACCCTACTGCTCCGACAAGTGATTGCTGCTCGGCGCTTTCCCATGCAGACATGAATTGCCTGTGCTCTTACAAGAATTCCAAGTTGCTTCCTTCTCTTGGGATTGATCCAAAGCTTGCCGTGAAGCTTCCAGCCAAGTGCAATCTTCCTCACCCTGCCAACTGCTAG